A single Iodidimonas sp. SYSU 1G8 DNA region contains:
- the rpsT gene encoding 30S ribosomal protein S20: MANSPQARKRIRQTERRTEVNRARRGRIRTFIKKVENALEAGKLDEAAVFLKEAEPEIMRGVSKGVIAKNTASRKISRLNQRLRTLKA; the protein is encoded by the coding sequence ATGGCAAACTCGCCGCAAGCACGTAAGCGTATCCGCCAGACCGAACGTCGTACGGAAGTGAACCGCGCCCGTCGCGGCCGCATCCGCACGTTCATCAAGAAGGTGGAGAACGCGCTGGAAGCCGGCAAGCTCGACGAAGCCGCCGTGTTCCTGAAGGAAGCCGAGCCGGAAATCATGCGCGGCGTGTCGAAGGGCGTCATCGCCAAGAACACCGCCTCGCGCAAGATCTCGCGCCTCAACCAGCGCCTGCGTACCCTCAAGGCCTAA
- the dnaA gene encoding chromosomal replication initiator protein DnaA, giving the protein MAPWQDAWQRIRARLRGEFGDAAFDSWLKPLSLLRAESNKVLIAVPTRFMCDWVKTHYLGRIADYWRQETGAAIDVELVVNVQASQPAPAVATPVPVKSARPRQGGDNNGEEIDAPVESYGAPLDPRFTFDSFVVGKSNELAHAAARRVACNAKVQFNPLFLYGGVGLGKTHLMHAIAAEIKARTPERRVLYLSAEKFMYQFIRAIRFQDTMAFKEQFRSVDVLMIDDVQFIAHKDATQEEFFHTFNAVVDHNRQVIISADRSPSDLEGIEDRIKSRLGWGLVADIHPTDYELRLGILQSKLEMIGRIDMPNEVTEFLARKIVSNVRELEGALNRVTAYSDLVGRPVTLEMAQEVLQDLIRSNDRRVSISEIQRHVAEYFNVRLSDLLSARRARAVARPRQVAMYLSKQLTSRSLPEIGRKFGGRDHTTVMHAVRRIEELRETDSGLDQDIENLRRTLEN; this is encoded by the coding sequence ATGGCCCCCTGGCAGGACGCATGGCAGCGGATTCGCGCCCGTCTGCGCGGTGAATTCGGCGACGCGGCGTTCGATAGCTGGCTCAAGCCGCTTTCCCTGCTGCGGGCAGAATCGAACAAGGTGCTCATCGCGGTGCCGACGCGCTTCATGTGCGACTGGGTGAAAACCCACTATCTGGGACGAATCGCTGATTACTGGCGCCAGGAAACCGGCGCGGCCATCGATGTTGAACTGGTCGTCAATGTCCAGGCCAGTCAGCCCGCGCCAGCCGTGGCGACGCCTGTTCCCGTCAAGAGCGCGCGCCCGCGCCAGGGCGGCGACAACAATGGCGAAGAGATCGACGCGCCGGTCGAATCCTATGGCGCCCCGCTCGATCCCCGCTTCACCTTCGACAGTTTCGTGGTCGGCAAGTCAAACGAGCTGGCCCATGCGGCGGCGCGCCGGGTGGCGTGCAACGCCAAGGTCCAGTTCAATCCGCTGTTTCTCTATGGCGGCGTCGGCCTGGGCAAGACCCATCTGATGCACGCCATCGCCGCCGAGATCAAGGCGCGTACGCCCGAGCGCCGGGTGCTGTACCTGTCGGCCGAAAAATTCATGTACCAGTTCATCCGGGCGATTCGCTTCCAGGACACCATGGCGTTCAAGGAGCAGTTCCGCTCGGTCGATGTTCTGATGATCGACGACGTGCAGTTCATCGCCCACAAGGACGCGACACAGGAAGAGTTCTTCCACACGTTCAACGCGGTCGTGGACCACAACCGCCAGGTGATCATCTCCGCCGACCGCTCGCCGTCCGATCTCGAGGGGATCGAGGACCGTATCAAGTCGCGCCTCGGCTGGGGCCTGGTCGCGGATATCCACCCGACCGACTACGAGCTGCGCCTCGGCATCCTGCAGTCCAAGCTGGAGATGATCGGGCGCATCGACATGCCCAACGAGGTCACCGAGTTCCTGGCGCGCAAGATCGTCTCCAACGTGCGTGAATTGGAGGGCGCCCTCAACCGGGTCACCGCCTATTCCGATCTGGTCGGCCGGCCGGTGACGCTCGAGATGGCGCAGGAGGTTCTTCAGGACCTGATCCGCTCCAACGACCGGCGCGTCAGCATCTCGGAAATTCAGCGCCACGTGGCCGAGTATTTCAACGTGCGCCTGTCCGACCTGCTGTCGGCCCGCCGCGCCCGCGCGGTGGCCCGTCCGCGCCAGGTCGCCATGTACCTGTCCAAGCAGCTGACCTCGCGCAGCCTGCCCGAGATCGGACGCAAGTTCGGGGGCCGCGACCACACCACGGTGATGCACGCGGTGCGCCGCATCGAGGAGCTGCGCGAGACCGACAGCGGCCTCGATCAGGACATCGAGAACCTGCGCCGCACGCTCGAGAACTGA
- a CDS encoding enoyl-CoA hydratase: MSYETIILDIRGKVALITLNRPKALNALCGQLMDELTDALLGIEKNADIGCTVITGSERAFAAGADITEMKDKNYIDVFTEDFITSNWETVTRTRKPVIAAVAGFALGGGCELAMMCDFIIAAESAKFGQPEIKLGVIPGSGGTQRLTRFVGKSKAMDMCLTGRMMDAQEAERSGLVSRIVPNDQLIDEALKAAEIIAGMSRPSVIVAKEAINRAYETTLSEGVRFERRTFHALFAFDDQKEGMGAFAEKRPAQFKNR; this comes from the coding sequence ATGTCCTACGAAACCATCATTCTCGACATTCGCGGCAAGGTCGCGCTGATCACCCTCAACCGTCCGAAGGCGCTCAACGCCCTGTGCGGCCAGCTCATGGACGAGCTGACCGACGCGCTGCTTGGCATCGAGAAGAACGCGGACATCGGCTGCACCGTCATCACCGGCAGCGAGCGGGCCTTCGCGGCCGGCGCCGACATCACCGAGATGAAGGACAAGAACTACATCGACGTCTTCACCGAGGATTTCATCACCAGCAACTGGGAAACCGTGACGCGCACCCGCAAGCCGGTGATCGCGGCGGTCGCCGGTTTCGCGTTGGGCGGCGGCTGCGAGCTCGCCATGATGTGCGACTTCATCATCGCCGCCGAAAGCGCCAAGTTCGGCCAGCCGGAGATCAAGCTGGGCGTCATCCCGGGCTCGGGCGGCACCCAGCGCCTGACCCGTTTCGTCGGCAAGTCCAAGGCCATGGACATGTGCTTGACCGGCCGCATGATGGATGCCCAGGAAGCAGAACGCTCAGGCCTCGTCAGCCGAATCGTGCCGAACGACCAGCTGATCGACGAGGCGTTGAAGGCGGCCGAGATCATCGCCGGCATGTCGCGCCCGTCGGTCATCGTCGCCAAGGAGGCGATCAACCGGGCCTATGAAACGACCCTGTCGGAAGGCGTGCGGTTCGAGCGCCGGACCTTCCACGCGCTGTTCGCCTTCGATGACCAGAAGGAAGGCATGGGCGCCTTCGCCGAGAAGCGCCCGGCCCAGTTCAAGAACCGCTGA
- the coaBC gene encoding bifunctional phosphopantothenoylcysteine decarboxylase/phosphopantothenate--cysteine ligase CoaBC yields the protein MLQDKRVLLIIGGGIAAYKALDLIRRLRERGVHLRAILTKAGGEFITPLSVASLTGEKVYTDLFSLTDEAEMGHIRLSREADLVLVVPATADLMASMAHGIARDLATTALLATDKPVMIAPSMNVQMWNHPATQRNLRTLEGDGILRVGPGSGDLACGEVGDGRLADVMDIVAAADRFFDRAMVANRPLAGKRALVTAGPTHEAIDPVRYIANRSSGKQGYAIAEALAALGAETILVSGPTTLPDPAAVTTVRINSAREMLAACEAALPADVAVCVAAVADWRMADDAAQKIKKNGGAPPMLNLVENPDILATLSSRAKDRPALVVGFAAETEKVIEHARAKLGRKGCDWIVANDVSPATGIMGGDDNTVHLVSRAGIEDWPPASKADVARRLAQRIADHLKEPTA from the coding sequence ATGCTCCAAGACAAACGCGTCCTGCTGATCATCGGCGGCGGCATCGCCGCCTATAAGGCTCTCGACCTGATCCGCCGCCTGCGCGAGCGCGGCGTGCATCTACGCGCCATCCTGACGAAAGCCGGCGGTGAATTCATTACCCCGCTCTCCGTCGCGAGCCTGACCGGCGAGAAGGTCTACACCGATCTCTTCTCGCTGACCGACGAAGCCGAGATGGGCCATATCCGCCTGTCGCGCGAGGCCGATCTGGTCCTGGTCGTCCCGGCCACCGCCGACCTGATGGCAAGCATGGCGCACGGCATCGCCCGCGATCTTGCCACCACCGCGCTGCTTGCCACCGACAAGCCGGTGATGATCGCCCCGTCCATGAACGTGCAGATGTGGAACCATCCCGCGACGCAGCGCAATCTGCGCACGCTCGAGGGTGACGGCATCCTGCGCGTTGGCCCTGGCAGCGGCGATCTGGCCTGCGGCGAGGTCGGCGACGGCCGGCTCGCCGATGTCATGGATATCGTCGCCGCCGCGGACAGGTTCTTCGACCGCGCGATGGTCGCGAACCGCCCCCTGGCAGGCAAGCGCGCGCTGGTCACCGCCGGGCCGACCCACGAGGCCATCGACCCGGTGCGGTACATCGCCAACCGGTCGTCGGGCAAGCAGGGCTACGCCATCGCCGAGGCGCTGGCGGCGCTGGGGGCCGAGACCATCCTGGTCTCCGGACCGACCACCCTGCCCGACCCGGCAGCTGTCACCACGGTGCGGATCAATTCGGCGCGCGAGATGCTGGCCGCCTGCGAGGCCGCCCTGCCCGCGGATGTCGCCGTCTGCGTCGCCGCCGTCGCCGACTGGCGTATGGCCGACGACGCGGCGCAGAAGATCAAGAAGAACGGCGGCGCCCCGCCCATGCTGAACCTCGTCGAGAACCCGGATATTCTGGCGACCCTGTCCAGCCGGGCCAAAGACCGACCTGCGCTGGTCGTGGGTTTCGCCGCCGAGACCGAGAAGGTCATCGAGCACGCCCGCGCCAAGCTGGGGCGCAAGGGCTGCGACTGGATCGTGGCCAACGACGTGTCGCCAGCCACCGGCATCATGGGCGGCGACGACAACACGGTGCATCTGGTCAGCCGGGCCGGGATCGAGGACTGGCCGCCGGCCAGCAAGGCCGACGTGGCGCGGCGTCTGGCGCAGCGCATCGCCGATCACCTGAAGGAGCCCACAGCCTGA
- the mutM gene encoding bifunctional DNA-formamidopyrimidine glycosylase/DNA-(apurinic or apyrimidinic site) lyase: MPELPEVETVCRGLRRAMEGRTLTRVTARRPDLRFPLPPDMGERLSGRKVERIDRRAKYIVTHLDDGQVLVMHLGMSGRMNLWAPREGDEAPPPLATHDHVVFEVGNGSRVVFHDPRRFGFMALTREEDLASHPFFALLGPEPLGDVFTADYLSAALQAKRTPIKAALLDQRVVAGLGNIYVCEALFMAGISPRRLACSVSGQRAERLVPAIRDVLEKAIAAGGSSLRDYAQVDGELGYFQHAWKAYGREGMPCSEPGCGGTISRIVQSGRSTFFCGAHQR; this comes from the coding sequence ATGCCCGAATTACCCGAGGTTGAAACCGTCTGCCGCGGTCTGCGGCGCGCCATGGAAGGCCGGACCCTGACCAGGGTCACGGCGCGGCGGCCCGATCTGCGTTTTCCTCTGCCGCCGGATATGGGCGAGCGGCTCAGCGGGCGCAAGGTCGAGCGGATCGACCGCCGTGCCAAATATATCGTGACCCACCTGGACGATGGCCAGGTGCTGGTGATGCATCTGGGCATGTCGGGCCGGATGAATCTGTGGGCCCCGCGCGAGGGCGACGAGGCGCCGCCGCCTCTGGCGACCCACGATCATGTGGTGTTCGAGGTCGGCAATGGCAGCCGCGTGGTCTTTCACGACCCGCGGCGTTTCGGTTTCATGGCCCTGACCCGTGAGGAGGATCTGGCCTCGCACCCGTTCTTCGCGCTGCTGGGTCCCGAGCCGCTGGGCGATGTTTTCACCGCGGATTACCTGTCCGCCGCCCTGCAGGCGAAGCGGACCCCCATCAAGGCCGCGCTGCTCGACCAGCGGGTGGTCGCCGGCCTGGGGAACATCTATGTGTGCGAGGCGCTGTTCATGGCGGGCATATCGCCGCGCCGACTGGCCTGTTCGGTGTCGGGCCAACGTGCGGAGAGGCTGGTTCCCGCCATTCGCGACGTGCTGGAGAAGGCCATCGCGGCAGGCGGGTCCAGTCTGCGCGATTACGCCCAGGTCGATGGCGAGCTCGGATATTTCCAGCACGCCTGGAAGGCGTATGGACGGGAAGGCATGCCGTGCAGCGAGCCCGGTTGTGGCGGCACCATTTCCCGAATCGTCCAGAGCGGCCGCTCCACCTTCTTCTGCGGGGCGCATCAACGCTGA
- the cysK gene encoding cysteine synthase A has translation MGISQTGTKGRGKVYDSIIDTVGNTPLVRIDRIAKAHGVKANLMAKLEFFNPIASVKDRIGVSMIEAMEAAGVLKPDTVIIEPTSGNTGIALAFVCASKGYRLILVMPESMSVERRKMLLLLGAELDLTPAAKGMRGAIQRAEELKATMPSAVIPQQFDNPANPAVHRSTTAEEIWNDTAGGVDAVISGIGTGGTITGVGEVLKARKPGLRMIAVEPEDSPILSGGQPGPHKIQGIGAGFVPSILNTEIIDEVLTIGNETAFAYARELAKTEGIPVGISSGAAVAAAVEVGSRPDMAGKNIVIIIPSFAERYLSTQLFEGL, from the coding sequence ATGGGTATCAGTCAAACCGGCACCAAGGGCCGCGGCAAGGTCTATGATTCGATCATCGACACCGTCGGCAACACGCCGCTGGTGCGTATCGACCGCATCGCCAAGGCGCACGGTGTGAAGGCCAACCTGATGGCCAAGCTGGAGTTCTTCAACCCGATCGCGTCGGTGAAGGACCGCATCGGCGTCTCCATGATCGAGGCCATGGAAGCGGCGGGCGTGCTGAAGCCGGACACCGTCATCATCGAGCCCACCTCGGGCAATACGGGCATCGCGCTCGCCTTCGTCTGCGCCTCCAAGGGCTATCGCCTGATCCTGGTGATGCCGGAGAGCATGTCGGTCGAGCGGCGCAAGATGCTGCTGCTGCTGGGCGCCGAACTGGACCTGACGCCGGCCGCCAAGGGCATGCGCGGCGCCATCCAGCGCGCCGAGGAACTGAAGGCCACCATGCCCAGCGCGGTGATCCCGCAGCAGTTCGACAACCCGGCCAATCCGGCGGTGCACCGCTCGACCACCGCCGAGGAGATCTGGAACGACACGGCGGGCGGCGTGGACGCCGTGATCTCGGGCATCGGCACCGGCGGCACCATCACCGGCGTCGGCGAGGTCCTGAAGGCGCGCAAGCCCGGCCTGCGCATGATCGCGGTCGAGCCCGAGGACAGCCCGATCCTGTCCGGCGGCCAGCCCGGCCCGCACAAGATCCAGGGTATCGGCGCGGGCTTCGTCCCGTCGATCCTCAATACGGAGATCATCGACGAAGTGCTGACCATCGGCAACGAGACCGCTTTCGCCTATGCGCGCGAGCTGGCCAAGACCGAAGGCATTCCCGTCGGCATCTCGTCGGGTGCCGCTGTCGCCGCCGCGGTCGAGGTGGGCAGCCGGCCGGACATGGCGGGCAAGAACATCGTCATCATCATCCCGTCCTTCGCCGAGCGCTATCTGTCGACGCAGCTTTTCGAAGGGCTTTGA
- the dnaN gene encoding DNA polymerase III subunit beta, translating into MKLTIERAALLRSLGHVQSVVERRTTIPILSNMLLEAADGRLNLTATDLDLAVVESVAADISAPGAITTPAHTLYDIVRKLPDGSQVELEYRGGEQRLTLSAGRSRFVLACLPREDFPVMSEDALPHRFPLAAADLKRLIDKTRFAISTEETRFYLNGIYLHVSDGAEPTLIGVATDGHRLARVRLPMPKGAAGMPGVIVPRKTVQEVRKLLDEADGMIQVSLSESKIRFDFEDAVLTSKLIDGTFPDYVRVIPSNNDRDLEVDARLFAEAIDRVSTISSEKSRAVKLMIDTDRVTLAVNSPDSGSATEELAAGYSSEPMEIGFNARYVLDIMGQIEGDTVRVSFADAAAPTLVRDGGDDAALYVLMPMRV; encoded by the coding sequence ATGAAACTTACAATCGAACGCGCGGCGCTCTTGCGGTCGCTGGGCCACGTGCAAAGTGTCGTCGAACGCCGCACGACCATTCCGATCCTGTCGAACATGCTGCTCGAGGCGGCCGATGGCCGGCTCAACCTGACGGCCACGGATCTGGATCTCGCCGTGGTGGAATCCGTCGCCGCCGACATTTCGGCACCGGGCGCGATCACCACGCCGGCGCACACCCTCTACGACATCGTGCGCAAGCTTCCCGATGGCTCGCAGGTCGAGCTCGAATATCGGGGCGGCGAACAGCGCCTGACGCTTAGCGCGGGCCGTTCGCGCTTCGTGCTGGCCTGCCTGCCGCGCGAGGATTTCCCGGTCATGTCCGAGGACGCGCTGCCGCACCGTTTTCCGCTGGCCGCCGCCGACCTGAAGCGCCTCATCGACAAGACCCGCTTCGCCATCAGCACCGAGGAAACCCGTTTCTATCTGAACGGCATTTATCTGCACGTGTCCGATGGCGCCGAGCCGACGTTGATCGGCGTCGCCACGGACGGTCACCGTCTGGCGCGGGTGCGCCTGCCCATGCCGAAGGGCGCGGCGGGCATGCCGGGCGTCATCGTGCCGCGCAAGACCGTGCAGGAAGTGCGCAAGCTGCTTGATGAAGCCGACGGCATGATCCAGGTCAGCCTGTCCGAGAGCAAGATCCGCTTCGATTTCGAGGATGCGGTGCTCACCTCCAAGCTGATCGACGGCACCTTCCCCGATTACGTCCGGGTCATCCCGTCGAATAACGACCGCGACCTGGAAGTCGATGCCCGGCTGTTCGCCGAGGCGATCGACCGTGTATCCACCATCTCCAGCGAGAAATCGCGGGCGGTGAAGCTGATGATCGACACGGATCGGGTCACCCTGGCGGTGAACAGCCCGGACAGCGGCTCGGCGACCGAGGAACTGGCCGCGGGCTATTCGTCCGAGCCCATGGAGATCGGCTTCAACGCCCGCTATGTCCTGGACATCATGGGCCAGATCGAGGGCGACACGGTGCGTGTGTCGTTCGCCGACGCGGCCGCCCCCACGCTGGTGCGCGACGGCGGCGACGATGCCGCCCTCTACGTGCTGATGCCGATGAGGGTCTAA
- the dut gene encoding dUTP diphosphatase has product MPVPVRLRRLPHADGMALPAYQTVSAAGADLVAAVSETIVLAPGERALVPSGIAIELPDGYEAQVRPRSGLALKHGVTVLNAPGTIDADYRGEIGVILINHGHEPFTIRRGDRIAQMIVAPFIQAQFHEAELSETARGAGGFGSTGQG; this is encoded by the coding sequence ATGCCCGTACCTGTCCGACTCCGCCGTCTGCCTCACGCGGATGGCATGGCCCTGCCAGCCTATCAGACCGTCTCGGCCGCGGGCGCGGACCTGGTGGCCGCCGTCAGCGAGACCATCGTCCTGGCGCCCGGCGAGCGCGCGCTGGTTCCCAGTGGCATCGCCATCGAACTGCCGGACGGCTACGAGGCGCAGGTCCGGCCGCGCTCGGGACTGGCGTTGAAACACGGTGTCACGGTGCTGAACGCGCCCGGTACCATCGACGCCGACTATCGCGGCGAGATCGGCGTCATCCTCATCAATCATGGCCACGAGCCGTTCACCATCAGGCGGGGCGACCGTATCGCGCAGATGATCGTCGCCCCCTTCATCCAGGCCCAGTTCCACGAGGCCGAGCTCAGCGAGACCGCGCGCGGCGCGGGCGGGTTCGGCTCCACCGGCCAGGGCTAG
- a CDS encoding Rrf2 family transcriptional regulator: MLKLSRKTLYALEAVVDIAYNARAEPVQSKEITHRQGIPQRYLEQVMQQLVRAGILKGVRGPRGGYLLARERRRVSVGEIVRVIAAMEDEGDAGGYASESAMGQRIIAPLLDSIRQDMMKRLDSVTVEDLCSEAAGTGVPRDTKDRLDFTI; the protein is encoded by the coding sequence GTGCTGAAGCTCTCGCGCAAAACCCTCTACGCACTCGAGGCGGTGGTCGACATCGCCTACAACGCGCGGGCCGAACCGGTGCAATCGAAGGAAATTACCCATCGTCAGGGCATCCCGCAGCGCTATCTGGAACAAGTGATGCAACAGTTGGTGCGCGCCGGGATCCTGAAGGGCGTGCGCGGTCCACGCGGCGGTTATCTGCTGGCGCGGGAGCGGCGGCGGGTATCGGTGGGCGAGATCGTGCGGGTCATCGCGGCCATGGAGGATGAAGGCGATGCGGGCGGCTATGCCTCGGAATCGGCCATGGGCCAGAGGATCATCGCGCCGTTGCTCGACTCCATCCGGCAGGACATGATGAAGCGGCTCGATTCGGTGACCGTCGAGGATCTTTGCAGCGAGGCCGCCGGCACCGGCGTGCCGCGCGACACCAAGGACCGGCTGGACTTCACCATCTGA
- a CDS encoding rhodanese-like domain-containing protein produces the protein MAEYAGDLSPKDAWTLLESEPDARLVDVRTRAEWTYVGTADLSPLSKKPLLIEWQSFPGGQRNDRFADELEAADIPKDAPIVFLCRSGARSAAAATLMTQRGYQRCYNILEGFEGDPDAERHRGRINGWKVRGLPWTQN, from the coding sequence ATGGCTGAGTACGCGGGTGACTTGTCTCCTAAAGATGCCTGGACTTTGCTGGAATCCGAGCCGGACGCCCGGCTGGTCGACGTTCGCACACGCGCCGAATGGACCTATGTCGGCACCGCCGACCTGTCGCCGCTCAGTAAAAAGCCGCTCCTCATCGAATGGCAGTCCTTTCCCGGCGGCCAGAGGAACGACCGATTCGCCGACGAACTCGAGGCGGCGGATATTCCCAAGGATGCGCCCATTGTCTTCCTATGTCGCTCTGGAGCCCGCTCGGCGGCTGCGGCGACGCTGATGACCCAGCGGGGCTATCAGCGCTGCTACAACATCCTGGAAGGTTTCGAGGGTGATCCCGATGCCGAGCGGCACCGGGGCCGGATCAATGGGTGGAAGGTGCGCGGCCTGCCCTGGACGCAGAACTAG
- the ubiB gene encoding 2-polyprenylphenol 6-hydroxylase: MFGAVGHFLRLFKIARTLARHDAMFPLDLLAMPPALRTSLGVLTVFNRRQINAPIPPGERLARALEELGPTFIKLGQALATRPDIVNAEVAEALTRLQDRLPPFPGAEARAIIEDELGQPVEALFTQFDDNAVAAASIAQVHKAVTIDGLKVAVKVLRPGVREAFRRDLGTFFWFARLMESHVPDTRRLRPIKVAETFAEMVVLEMDLRYEAAAGSELRENMAGEHGFRIPRVHWPTTSERILTTEWIDGTPLGDRAALEALGIDMRALATVLVRVFLLQVMRDGFFHADLHQGNLFVDTDGNLVAVDFGIMGRLDRKSRRYLAEILRGFHTGDYRRIAEVHFEAGYVPRGKNVGTFAQALRAIGEPIAGRPVRDISFGKLLAQLFQITATFEMRTQPQLLLLQKTMVMAEGLAMYMDPEINMWEVSPPVVQAWLADNMGPDAYLRESAEAALSLLRSMPLIAEELERRADALTADGVRLHPESTRQIGETQGRFLQTQTLALWTIAALLLLLIMILD, translated from the coding sequence ATGTTCGGCGCCGTCGGCCATTTCCTCAGACTGTTCAAGATCGCCCGAACGCTGGCGCGCCACGACGCCATGTTCCCGCTTGACCTGCTGGCCATGCCGCCAGCCCTGCGCACGTCGCTGGGCGTGCTGACCGTGTTCAACCGGCGCCAGATCAATGCGCCGATCCCGCCCGGCGAGCGCCTCGCGCGCGCGCTGGAAGAGCTGGGGCCGACCTTCATCAAGCTGGGCCAAGCGCTGGCGACGCGCCCCGATATCGTCAATGCCGAGGTCGCCGAGGCGCTGACCCGGCTGCAGGACCGGCTGCCGCCGTTCCCGGGCGCAGAAGCACGTGCCATCATCGAAGACGAACTGGGCCAGCCGGTCGAGGCACTGTTCACCCAGTTCGACGACAACGCGGTCGCGGCGGCGAGCATCGCCCAGGTGCACAAGGCCGTGACCATCGACGGCCTGAAGGTGGCGGTGAAAGTGCTGCGCCCCGGCGTGCGCGAGGCGTTCAGGCGGGATCTCGGCACCTTCTTCTGGTTCGCGCGCCTGATGGAATCCCATGTGCCCGACACACGGCGCCTGCGCCCGATCAAGGTCGCCGAGACCTTCGCCGAAATGGTCGTGCTGGAGATGGACCTGCGGTACGAGGCCGCCGCCGGGAGCGAACTGCGCGAGAACATGGCCGGCGAACACGGTTTCCGCATTCCGCGCGTGCACTGGCCGACCACGTCCGAACGGATCCTGACCACCGAGTGGATCGATGGCACCCCGCTGGGCGACCGCGCCGCGCTGGAGGCGCTGGGCATCGACATGCGCGCGCTCGCCACGGTGCTGGTGCGCGTCTTCCTGCTGCAGGTGATGCGCGACGGCTTCTTCCATGCCGACCTGCACCAGGGCAATCTGTTCGTCGACACGGACGGCAATCTGGTCGCGGTGGATTTCGGCATCATGGGCCGCCTCGACCGCAAGTCGCGGCGCTACCTGGCGGAAATCCTGCGCGGTTTCCACACGGGCGATTACCGCCGCATCGCCGAGGTGCATTTCGAGGCCGGCTACGTGCCGCGCGGCAAGAACGTGGGCACCTTTGCCCAGGCCCTGCGCGCCATCGGCGAGCCCATCGCCGGCCGCCCGGTCCGCGACATTTCGTTCGGCAAGCTGCTGGCGCAGCTGTTCCAGATCACCGCCACCTTCGAGATGCGCACCCAGCCGCAACTTCTGCTGCTGCAAAAGACCATGGTGATGGCGGAGGGTCTCGCCATGTACATGGATCCGGAAATCAACATGTGGGAAGTGTCGCCGCCCGTGGTCCAGGCCTGGCTGGCGGACAACATGGGTCCCGACGCCTATCTGCGCGAAAGCGCCGAGGCGGCCCTGTCGCTGCTGCGCTCCATGCCGCTGATCGCCGAGGAACTGGAAAGGCGTGCCGACGCCCTCACCGCCGACGGCGTCAGGCTGCATCCGGAGAGCACGCGGCAGATCGGCGAGACCCAGGGACGCTTCCTGCAGACGCAGACCCTGGCGCTGTGGACCATTGCCGCGCTGCTCCTATTGTTGATAATGATTCTCGACTAA
- the ubiE gene encoding bifunctional demethylmenaquinone methyltransferase/2-methoxy-6-polyprenyl-1,4-benzoquinol methylase UbiE, which translates to MIEDHGENTAPSTERSASFGFREVSRAEKSALVRGVFNSVATRYDVMNDAMSGGVHRVWKSAMIDWLKPRPGMRLLDVAGGTGDIAFRILDSANKALAEGRTPAAVTVCDINEAMLSVGRDRAVDAGRLDNLDWVVGNAEALPFESARYDAYTIAFGIRNVTDIPAALREARRVLKPGGRFLCLEFSNVEIRPLEALYDFYSFNIVPRLGRMIAGDADSYRYLVESIRRFPDRETFKGMIEDAGFGRVSCRVLSGGIVALHSGWRI; encoded by the coding sequence ATGATAGAGGATCACGGCGAAAACACAGCCCCTTCCACCGAAAGGAGCGCCAGCTTCGGCTTCCGCGAGGTCAGCCGGGCCGAGAAATCGGCGCTGGTGCGCGGCGTCTTCAATTCCGTGGCGACCCGCTACGACGTCATGAACGACGCCATGAGCGGCGGCGTCCACCGCGTGTGGAAGTCCGCCATGATCGACTGGCTCAAGCCGCGCCCGGGCATGCGCCTGCTGGATGTGGCCGGCGGGACGGGCGATATCGCGTTTCGGATTCTCGATTCGGCCAACAAGGCGCTGGCGGAAGGCCGGACGCCCGCCGCCGTCACGGTGTGCGACATCAACGAGGCCATGCTGAGCGTAGGCCGCGACCGCGCTGTCGACGCGGGCCGCCTGGACAATCTGGACTGGGTCGTCGGCAATGCCGAAGCCCTGCCGTTCGAGTCGGCACGGTATGACGCCTACACCATCGCCTTCGGCATCCGCAACGTGACCGACATTCCCGCCGCCCTGCGCGAGGCGCGCCGCGTGCTGAAGCCGGGTGGACGCTTCCTGTGCCTGGAATTCTCCAATGTGGAGATCAGGCCACTCGAGGCGCTCTACGATTTCTATTCGTTCAACATCGTCCCACGACTGGGCCGGATGATCGCGGGCGACGCCGACTCCTACCGCTATCTGGTGGAGAGCATCCGGCGCTTTCCCGATCGCGAGACCTTCAAGGGCATGATCGAGGACGCCGGCTTCGGCCGGGTTTCCTGCCGGGTCCTGTCGGGCGGCATCGTCGCGCTGCATTCCGGCTGGCGGATCTGA